AGGGTCCTATAATATGTCTCAGTCCCTGAAACGaaagctggtttgaaaaaacaggTGGTCCTTACAAAACGACAGACAGGTCTAGCCCGGGACttggctcttattgaaaacactgaatATAGAAATCTCCAAGCTTCGCTTTAATGGATGTTAAAACATCTTGCGGCCGCGGAGgattcaaaatattaaatttcctgtgtaGGTATTTAAGGTTTACAAGTCAAACCTTTACTTAAGACTGGTATTCTACAGTACCTCATGATGTCGTTGCCCAGATTTTCTTCGTTATATTGAAGTTGTATTTTATATTGAACAGGAGTATGGACAGCGAGCAGAATATAATGTCGGCAATGTCAGCGATGGCCGAACCTCAAGACGAAGAACTCAGTCCGGAAGACGATGAGGAAATTAATCTCAATTTATCGAAAGGTCAAACTAAGTACGTATACGATATCGTATCATAGCACGACTTTATCTAGGACTCGGTTTTTAGTCCCAGTTTAGGCTTAGTTTTATCAGTAACTGACTCAGTTCTGAGTCAAATTGTATCAAGATTCAACTTGAGATATTTGAAGGCAAAAGCGATTTATTAAAATCCCAACTCAAACTAACTTCTGATCAgcgatgaatgaaatttgtatttctattttctgttTCATCAGGAAACCGATGCGAATTGAACCCACTATGGACAAAGTCGCTGATTATCAGGTAAAGACACTAAATTTTTAGtcatctacaattgaaaaatataatctGAATCAATTTGAATTGCAGTTTCGCTTGACTCCGTTTGTGTCTAATGTTGTTCTCAGGTTAGTGTTCAAACTATAAATACAGAAAACAGTAGACGGCGCGTTTGCCTGAGATTTCGCGGGACCGAGGCGTCGGTGTGTGAATGGGTCATCCATCATCACATGAATTGTAGGAGGGTGAAAAAGTTTACAATATTGACGACCACTCACGaggaaatcagggaatagtcggggaatttagtaaaaaagctaaaaatcagagaaaaatcggggaattttgatagaaaaaaaaattaaaaatcagaAAACATGTTGAGATTGTTAAATCGCGCatgaaatcaaacagtttccgcaTATGTCTTATGTATTGATTgtgtttattgattgaattcttagcagatcgagTCAGGGAAACATCGCGCATGTCTGGAAATAGGGAAAAAAGAAGGTGACCACCCGGTTGTTTCACGGGCCGCTTGATggtcagggcccagtttcacataaaggtttaactcttaaatcgattcaatttcttcattaattcagtttatctaaaACGATTTAGGCCTCAATCCTTTATGTGAACCTGGGCCCAGAGGCAATAAGCATACGcgcagtctactgtatttagGTCAAAGATAGGAAATGTATTTCGACTTGTTTTCAGTAACGTATTTCAATCGAGGCACAACAATCGATAACCATCGTTTTATTGATTCCATTTCTGTTGTAAATTCACCGATTTATCGCTAAGGTAACTATACACATACAATCGGTGCGTCTCGCGGTCGGGTCTCGGATACTCATTCGACCGGCCCTCATTCTACAAGTCGGCCCGTACACGCAGAAAACGAACAAAAGCGCCCCGGACGACGAGTCATCGGGTATCGAAAAGGAAAAGGTAGATTGCATGGTTGTGTTCCCCCCGCGCGGGCGATGGTTGTCTTCCCACAGATGGGCGCGGCGCGGCTCGGGTTTTCACACGCATGCACGAGCCGAACTCGCGTCTGTTACGGCGAATGCGATTGGTCGAAGTCCTCGTGATTTGTGGTCGGATCTTGCATCGTTTGGTCACGGTCTCACTCGATGTTGtctctttatttattttcaggttgtgaggtggtttttatttttcgaaTTCTCTCCTCATTCGGCCCTAGTGAATGTTTTTATCCGTTGTATGAAATCCCGCTCTAACGATGAACAGCGATCGAAATGTTTCATCGAGTTGATAGTTCAACATTTGAACTGCATGTATTTGCTAATAGTCGTCTTCAGGAATATTTGTGCTTTaacaaaattatgagatatatttacaattcaGAATGAAGTTGGTTTAACATAACCGGCcgataaataccatagcaaCAATGAACTCAAACCTACTTGAacatttgagcaactgcagctcctggacccagttccacagttctgagttaagatttgactcggagttaaatcatcggaaatgaactaattttaacccagagttaactctaactcacgactgtggaactggatcctggtgattttattgttagcgtgggattttatataatctttatAACACAGACTCGGGAATGTCCCGTCAATCGACGGTGTTCACCCACGATGGCctcatttgtttttttgtcATCTCTGTTCTAGCTTCACGTTAACGTCTGTGAAGTGCGAATGGCCGTCGGTAAACGTTTAGAAATATCGTGCGACCTCGTTTTGACGATCGATTCGTACCGGGAGAAAACAACAATGCAAGCGTCGTCGGGTATCGCTGTAGATGTATGTAACGCGGGGAGAGAGCCGTCGAGAACCGCTTCAGATCTACAGATACGACTCATCTCGATAAAAACGCCCGCGAAAACACGTTGCAAAAATCCCAGTAATCGGTGATGCAGTTGGCTTTCAACACGTTTAACGagctctctaccggccgcttctatcaggtttacagattatccCATTCCTGAGTAGGTGTAGTGCATATTCTGCGTATCGGAATATGCCATGAGGAGAATTCCCGAATGAGGAGAATTCCCGAATCAGTTGAAACCAGTCAAAGCGTGCAGAGGTCCGTTGAGGCAAGTTGACAGAGGCAGATGGCTTCCGTAGACAAGTGActaattctaattcaattgaagaaaaaaccgacaattatgaagaaaaacatagtgaattttctgaaaatattcCCTTAGCTTTTCTTCATTTTAGtgtgggttttttttttcaatagagaaGCGTACGGAGTCAATTGTATTTCGGATAAATGTTCATTGCAAGCTTTGACGTCCATCAAAAGGTTCAAAGTTACTAGTCAATATATATCTCTAGCTCCAGGCCctgttgcacagtcgtgacttgaGTCCAAAAgtagtcttaaatcttaaggctggtcttaagttggccatagaactaagttagtcttagactggtctcaagtctaagccatgactatttGACCGGCCTCTGTAGTCTGATTTGAGTAAAAAAGAGATGCTTCACATAAATGTGGCTTTTTGCAACGGCCGCCTTATTGCGTGTGGGATTGAGTGGGCGTATCTGTCAGTGGTTCTTGCGCTTGATTCAAATCTCATTCATCCTCAACGTAGCAGGATTATCATAACGTAGCTTACCTGGAATTATAGgttaatctttattttcttttgctaaatttagaaaatcttgcaataataacaaaaaacaAGTAACAAGTCCAAGAAACTTTCTTTGAGCCAGGAGCTTATTCAACGTTTAAACTATATCCTGATAGTCATGTTCAGGAATGCTGAAGGTGACTTATTACTGAAATTAgattctaattcttgaaattgaTGACTATTGGGATTTGAATAACCATAGAAgcgataacattaaaaacctcattttctaatgagtaaatacagtttattaacacgaacgttttcgggatcatatcccctcatcaggtgaaatacaagtgaatcaaatgattaaactacaggtttatatacaacataagttacaaaattacaagtgctaaattctaagctaattacaaaccaagtatttaattacaaactaattatttgaatacatttaggataaaggatgagccgttttgaaataattgttggTTTAAAGAGGGTCGTTGCGCTTTAATAAACAGGGcctccctaattttacagtcgAGATCAGATGAACCTTTgtctagaattttgaatttgttcttACTGAATTCCTGATCACAAGTGTGACAAATTGCGAGATGTTGTCCAATCGCAGAAGTCTTTGATCTGTGTTCCTTAATCCTGATGGCCAAATGTCGTTTAGTTTTCCCAATATAGGAagtgtttatatcacataaacaattgaatttatatatgaCTTTAGCCTTCAGCGATTTAGGGGTAGCACatttcaaagagaaaaaatcctttatcctaaatgtattcaaataattagtttgtaattaaatacttggtttgtaattagcttagaatttagcacttgtaattttgtaacttatgttgtatataaacctgtagtttaatcatttgattcacttgtatttcacctgatgaggggatatgatcccgaaaacgttcgtgttaataaactgtatttactcattagaaaatgaggtttttaatgttatcgcTTCTATGGTTATTCGGATATTTGAACTCTCTTCCTAAGAACTATTGGgatttagtgaaaatattgaataaacaCCGGcttaaggaaacattttcggacttcatattatttttttcgttGTTATTGCGCGATTGTTTACATATTATCGTCTCGAACATGGATACATTATGGAGAACTCTCGACTTAGACAGTTCTCATTCTGGAGGACTCATGACTTAGACAGTTCTTATTCTGGAGAACTCTCGACTTAGACAGTTCTCATTCTGGAGGACTCATGACTTCAACTTCATAGTTTACTGTTATAGatgaaaacaatttatttCGACATTTAAGAAATACTTTTAAGTTTTGTGAAGCTATTTAATTTAGGAACTagaaataattatttcttGCGGTTTTAGTACTGGGTACTGTAGGCCGTCTCGCTTTGTAAATGTtttcataaattcaaaattgaatttatggAAGCATAACAAAATATCTTAAGCTTTTCCCTTTTAAGTGGCTAAGGTAATTCGGGTATTTGGCCTCCTTAAAGGAGGGtggggtggccactgacctggaaaactcaggaatCAGAAAATTCTAGACAACATTCGGAAAAACTCAAGGAATTTAaccaattttaccaaaaacctggaaaacccAGAGAATTCGGATAATGCTATTGATCACACGTTCCTTTGTCAATACgtgattaaatgaaaaatgaatgaattgttacattttaaacctagaaatttttctgaatcacggagggaattttgtgtaatcacatggaaaatTCTGGGAAAACCCAGGGCCTGTTTTTATAGACCAGTGTAGCCTTTAACCTGGTGGCtaactaaattgaaaatgaattaaaagtTAGCCCCTGctttaaaggtaataccagtccgTAAAACCGGCCCCgggggatttgtaaatgggcgaTAAGTGGCCACCTTGTAAAGGTACAAAAAATCAATGGTGCCGAAAATCAAATCCCGCGAATGCTGGTGCTACAAACCGCGGTGAAcgtatttgattttttctctCATCTCTCACACGTTCGGCTGTGTTTATATATTTGCGCAGGTGTCGGTCTCGGTGGAAGAGGGCAAGAATTTCTCGGGCGCGAACATCAACCCGAGTTTAATCGTTACCGTCGGCAACGTTAAAGAGTATTCGCGCATTGTTAAACAAACGAACAATCCGTATTTCGCAGAGGTACACAAACCGCTTCGTCGCTACGGCGACGTCTGCACACTAATCTACGGGTCAAGGTCAATGCTGCCGATAGCTAATTATTATGCGTATATGCAAATGTGTATTTAACGGTTACCAAACAGTAAGTGATTTACTTTGTTAACAAAAATAAGTGTTTTGCACACGCCAGGCGCCACTTGCACAGTCCTGCGACTCAAATAAtgggtcttaaatcttaagaccggtcttaatttgtgagattggttatagaaccaaaattagcttcggctggtcttaagttgtaagattggttatagaaccaaaatgaacttagactggtcttaaatctaagccatgaatGCAACTGACCCCAGGTATATTTGTTTATGAATAACTATTGCTTTAATTATGATAAGTTaactgatgtacatgtattacacAAAGTGATGTAAATGGATAACATTAATTGATGTACATCTATTAAACTAACTGCTGTACATGTATAACACTAATTGATGTACATCTATTAAACTAACTGCTGTACATGTATAACACTAATTGATGTACATCTATTAAACTAACTGATGTACATCTATTGAACTaactgatgtacatgtattacactaactgatgtacatgtattacactaactgatgtacatgtattacactaactgatgtacatgtattacactaactgatgtacatgtattacatCTATATTACTGCTGCACTCTCAGGAAGGAGGATTCTTGCACACATTAGCTACCAGTCGATCGGTGCCGAAATGGCTCGATGTTAGTAAACTGATATCGAGAAAAACCCCGAGACAGGTAACAATTCATCTCCGCTGCTTACGATAACATGAACAAGTTTTGAGTTTAACTTATACTTAACGTTCTCGAAGACAAGTCTAGTCTAAAACAATCCACAGTTATGAAGAAAAACTATTttcgtttcatttttcttttttcttttcagtatttcgtgtttgattttaaaatgacTAAAGCTCAATTGTTCGATCAAGTTATAAACATAACGGTAAGTTCCACTCGTCCCTTGTCAATCACAGAGATTCCAGTTCAACAGGATTTGTGAGTTAGAGACAACCCTGAAATCAGGCTCCACTTCCATAGTtttatgagttagattttacTCTGAATTtggaatccagttccacagttgtgtgagttagagttaactctgagctCAGGATCAAGTTCtatagttgtgagttagagttaactctgaatgCAGGATCCTTTTCTGCAgttatgagttagagttaactctgaactcaggatcctgTTCCACGGTGAtttgagttagagttaactctgtactcaggatccagttccacagttttgtgtGTTAGAGACaacttgaaatcagttcattttccaaaGAGTTTCACTGTGagttaaatctaactcacTCAAAACTGTGAAACTCAATGCAGTATTTAATTACTATTTTCGTTTGTCGTGACAGGCGATTGCCACAGGTCGCTCCATACCAGGAATCAGACGCGGTCAGAAAATCGGagtattcaaaatggatgTCGGTACAGTTTACACAGCTCCAGGTACTGTGTGagatttatttcatcgttTACTACTATAGCTTGTATACAACTTTCCATTGTTTTCAGTTATGACCCATAAAACTGGTCACAATAATTCGCACACAGTTTTTTATGATGACTTTTCTTTACGATGATTCAGATCAcatgtttcctaataaatgggccGTGTTGATGGACCCGGACGATGTCGCTGCCGGACCTCGCGGGTACCTGAAGTGTACTATAATGGTTATCGGTAAAGGTGAACCCGTCAAGGTAAGCTAACCGTGAATCGAAATTGGCGCCAtcgaattttaaaaagttctCTCTTCCACATTTATGAAACCCAACCCTGCTGAATGCTGGTAAGTGCTGTGAAGTGCAGTGAAGTACTTGTACATTTTGCACTGAATGTTATCGCAGGAATGACAAATTCAGTCGTGGTCCATTGCGCCTTTACGACTTTGTCAAAGTTGAAAGTAGTGAATAGGTTTCAAATTTGATCATGGATGCATGTTCTTATTTCATGGCTTGATTATTGATTAAGAAAATTGCCAGCAACTCATCTTTGGATTCTCCTCAGTCCGGCGGCTACAAACCCTGTAACACgttttaaaaacattatattcatgagtaatatatacatgttcTCTATTAGTATAAGTTACTGATAGGTGTTAATCGTTGGTAGTTACTGTTGCGGTTAGTAATAGTTTTTGACTTTTCTTGAAATTTCTAACTCCATTTCGCACAGGATCAAATGGtaaaagatttttaaaaaaaacattttgctgaatatttgaattcataGTCATTTCTAGTCGTCCTTTCTTCGACGTCGGTGTAGTGTTCAATTCCGCTGATTTTTTTAATCGAATAAACtttaatttctttctattgtatttctattattttgtaaactcTTGTTGTTTACCGTGGTGTTACTTTGTTACATACTATTATTTACCCTTATGCTTAGTACTCAGGTGTGTATTATCAATTAGTGCaatcaattttgtttaaatttgattatatcaaattccttacgttcattttatgtttataGCAGTTCTCTCCCACTGCTTCAAGTAGGTTTTATTTGGTGTTGCTATCAACCGGGGTCCAGTCGCACAGTCTTCACTAGAGTCTAGAAGTTGTCTTAGGagtgttgttagattggttatagaaccaccATGAGCTCAGACTGGTCTTGTTATAGAGAACTacaatgagcttagactggtcttaagttgttaagtTAGActgttatagaactaaaatgagcttagtctgaagttgtaagattgcttacagaaccaaaataagcttaaactagtcttaagttgttagattcgctatagaaccaaaatgagcttagactggtcttaagtggTTAGATTAGActgttatagaactaaaatgagcttagtctgaagttgtaagattggttacagaaccaaaataagcttaaactagtcttaagttgttagattagctatagaaccaaaatgagcttagactggtcttaagtggTTAGATTAGActgttatagaactaaaatgagcttagtctgaagttgtaagattggttacagaaccaaaataagcttaaactagtcttaagttgttagattagctatagaaccaaaatgagcttagactggtcttaagtggTTAGATTAGActgttatagaactaaaatgagcttagtctgaagttgtaagattggttacagaaccaaaataagcttaaactagtcttaagttgttagattagctatagaaccaaaatgagctagACTGGTCCTAAGTTGTTATACAGGCTATAGAATTAAAACAGGCCAAGTAAATGTAAGTCAAGGCTGTGCAGCTGATGAGATACTCCTGGATGAAGGTGTTTCACGCGGTTATGAGTTGAAATTTGACTCTTGGTTTTAAAcgtttgaaatgaatgaattccaGCCATAACCGAGTCAAAGTTACATTCAAACACTCAAAAACTGGGACTGGTCTGCTTCTAAAAATGATCCATGAGTTATCAGATCATGCCGAGATCATCTAGAGGGTGGGTTTGTTTTGACCCGCACTGGTAGATTTAGATAAGACAAAATGGCTGATAAATTAAGAATTCCTAACCTTGCCTTgcatgaaataatattaatatgtCATGTGGTGTTTCTTTACAACTCCCCCTTCGACCGTTTCCCCCTCCCCTCACCCCCTCCCCTCATCCCCCTTGACATTAATGTATATTAATCATTTACTTATTTTTTTTCCGTTTACAGAAAATATGGGTAAAACTTTTTCGGCAttgtttctattattttctatcCTGTTTCATCTTTTTGCAAAACGGTTTTTCATCGGGCACACGCACACATTGTGCTGCATTCACACTAGCAGCAATAGAACGAGCATGATCTGTTTACATTGAGCACCGTTCTTCGAAAATGCAAAATTTTCGTTCGGAATCTcacccaaaaaaaaaaacgttctCAATCGcgtaaaaaaatattagaaaactttgaaactgTTTTCGTTGAATTTAATCTAAGCATTCTATAttctcattgaaatatcttagAAAACTTCCCagtaaaaaaatgtttaactaTTTCGAGCCTCCAGATGTTTCAACGCTATCTCTGTATTATATAAGTTCTGATATCTGCTTCATTGCTCATTGAGTATGCTTCATTCATACACCGTTTAGTAGAGTAATTAAtatgtgatttcaattaaaggcattttttgttgtttttctttttatgctGATTAATTTAGAGCGTCCCGAAACAACTGGGCGCCGATGATCTGGACGATATCGAGGAGTAAGTAAAACTTGAAAATATTCACCCATTTATTATAAGTGAtgacagttccacagttctggactcagttccacagttcaaaaTCCAGTTCGATACTTctaaatccagttccacatttctggatctagttccgcagttctggaGACAGtatagaactgtggaactgtgtccagaTTTGTGTATACAGAATTGTAAAACTGGATCTG
This sequence is a window from Tubulanus polymorphus chromosome 9, tnTubPoly1.2, whole genome shotgun sequence. Protein-coding genes within it:
- the LOC141910618 gene encoding otoferlin-like; its protein translation is MALELQLRYVDNLRGKGNRFGRLSFRDYIYDTKTVASQNGSVYFGETYRWPLGTSLTGNEVLRMAFYNKSKFSKTFIGEFSMILQSLITDFSYTSTETLIDANQQSLRTCVSFEVIYTPPDGANVKWKEEDFNFPMFDNFATDETDGGTADGIMESMDSEQNIMSAMSAMAEPQDEELSPEDDEEINLNLSKGQTKKPMRIEPTMDKVADYQVTIHIQSVRLAVGSRILIRPALILQVGPYTQKTNKSAPDDESSGIEKEKLHVNVCEVRMAVGKRLEISCDLVLTIDSYREKTTMQASSGIAVDVSVSVEEGKNFSGANINPSLIVTVGNVKEGTQTASSLRRRLHTNLRVKVNAADS